A stretch of DNA from Cyanobacteria bacterium FACHB-DQ100:
TGAGGACGATCGCTTACTCGGGCATATCATAATTAGCTGTGGAATTGTTCTATCTCCGCTAGGCTTCTTCTCCGAATGGGCGCAACGATTGATCTTCATTCTGATCCTGAGCGGAATTGCGCTAAGCAGTTGGGGACTGTCTTTCTTTCGTCGCTATCCGTTACCGATCGCCTTACTTGGACTTGGACTATTCCCCCAGCCGACTGCGGTTGCAAAAAACTTGTGGCAAGTGTTCACGCCCCCCAGAATGCTAGAAAACTTGATGGCATGGAGCGGAACTGAAGGACTCAACGCGATCGGTCATGCTGCCGTTCAGAACGGAACCTGGATCACGCTGGCAGGAAAAACGGTCGATGTGGATTGGGGCTGTAGTGGATTTGACATGGCAACGATTTTAGCGGTCGCTAGTTTTGTACTGGGATTGTTTCTTAAACAAAGTCCAATCAAAATCACACTGATGATCGCGATC
This window harbors:
- the crtC gene encoding cyanoexosortase C, with the protein product EDDRLLGHIIISCGIVLSPLGFFSEWAQRLIFILILSGIALSSWGLSFFRRYPLPIALLGLGLFPQPTAVAKNLWQVFTPPRMLENLMAWSGTEGLNAIGHAAVQNGTWITLAGKTVDVDWGCSGFDMATILAVASFVLGLFLKQSPIKITLMIAIGIVLAFIANVPRIMLLAMSEAYWGKSAFEFWHGSWGGQIFSGILFTIYYYIAMAIAKRKPAK